Below is a window of Peptococcaceae bacterium 1198_IL3148 DNA.
GCCAGACCACCCACTATACTTAGTAACCGTTCACCGTTATTCAAATTTTGGCGCATATATTTCACCCCTTAATTTAGTATGCACCCATTCTTTAATGTAATTCATTTTCTGTTAGTCTTTTGAAGGCATGTAGCGATTCTGTGCCACAAGCGTTACAGCGCATAATATGAACACAGTAATCATGATTATAATTTTTATAGCCATCTTCAAATAATTTTTGTTCCTCATAGGCACTATAGGGATCATAAAAGTCTTGTAACAAGCCTAGGTTTTCCATTGACTGCCCACACTTTGAGCAAGGTTGCGTTATTTCCACCAGATGGTTGCATAATAAGCAAGTATAATCCATAGTTACCACCACCAATACTATTATTAGCATTCAACTTAAATTAATACTGGGTGCTGCTATTGGTAGTGGCTGTCACCACTGTTAAACGTTTCCATCGGCTAAATAAATAAGTGATTACTATGGCCATAATTAACCTGCTGAGCACAATCAGCGCTCCATTGGCACCATATACCATAAAAAGAGCGGTATCTTCAAATATAGAGTGGCAAACAACTAAAAAGATGTTGACTAAATACACTTCCCTGGCATCCAATGCTCCACTTTTGGCGGCATCAATAATGACACCAGCCCCGTAATTGATGCCAAAAACCAAACCAGCCATTAAAGGAATACCGCCATGGTTGGAGATATTAAATAATTTTAATAACGGATATAATATTGCACCTAATTTATCTAGGATATTGAGATCTTTAGCAATCTCTAAAATAAGCATTAATGGAAAAATAATTACCGCCATTATCCACACCTGTTCTAAGCTACCTAAAAGTGCTTGTTTTAGAAAGGCAAGAATATCCATGTTTTTCCCCCTCTACAGCAAAATGTTTAACAATACACCACTGGCAAAGGACAGGGCTAATCTGATACCAACTAAGACTTTACCATTCATGCCGGCCCGTCTTGCCACTGCCGTTTCTATGAATAAACTGTGACAAAGTAAAAGCATTACAGCAATGATGGTCACCTCTTTAACAGTCAATGTTAATGTACCCATCACACCGATGGCGGCATAGATGTTAAGGGCATAGCCCATTACAATCACCAGTGAAGCTTCTCCGGGCAGACCTAGTAAATTCATCACTGGCTCACAGATAACAGCCACCCAGTTCAAAACTCCAATGTAACTTAGTAAAGTAACAAAAATATAGATAGGTACCACCACTTTAGTAAGTTCCCAAGTAGTAACGAATCCTTTATTGATACCCCTTTTAAAGGTTTCGGCAGTAACCATTATATTCTACTCCTCCAGTTATAAATTAAATGAACACCCGCAAAAAATTCCACTCATATCTAAAATCAATTAAGCAATAATATTAGTGTGCTGCAAGCTTAAAAAACATTAAGGGGGTTTTCTATTTGACAATAGGTACACAAATGCATCAAACACTGGCCGGTTTAGAAACCGCTGCTGCCACCATGAAAACATTTGCTTTACAAACCGAAGATAAGACGGCGAAGAAAATGTTTAGTGACTATGCACAGCAATTAAATTCAATCTGCCAGGGCTTGGAAGGTCGTTGCAATTATATTGAGCAACAAGAACCCCAATACAAGGTTTTTCAACAAGCTCAGCAGCAACAAAAAAAATAGTTACCACAAAAAGCCAGGAGCACCAACTCCTGGCTTCGCTTTATTAGGCCTTTGCTCCTAAAACCCGATCATCCCCTATGCGACGGGTAAAACGCTCACGATCAAAACACTCCAATAATGGCAATGCGTATTTTCTGGAAGTATTTAAAACATCTCTGGTCTCAGCAATAGTTATTTTCCCGTTTTCCTTAATGTACTGGGCAATCTTCTCTTTGGCTTGGTTAAGGACATCAGTATGGAAGTAAATGTCATCAGCTATTTTTCTAATTTTATTTAAGCGTAGTAAAAAACCTTGATACTCGGTTGCTTCTTCTGGACTCAATCCCACTTGCTTAACTACATCCTTCCAATTAGGGGGTTGGAAAGCATTAGTTTTTAGAATACTCTCTATTGTAGCCACCACTCGGGCTTCATTGCCGGTTGGTAAGCTGGTAAAGTCTGGCAGAGCAATGGTTTGAGGGTACAGTTTAAACATATTATCTTTACTAAATTCTAATAACAGATATTGAAAAGCTTTGGCACTCAACTTATCAAACATCCGTGACCGCAGTTCTTCTTTGGGATAACCCTCCCGCAGCGGAAACTTGTTATGGTAGTCCTTAAGGGAAGCAGTTATCTGGTTACTCCAATCAAGATAACGTTCCTTAAGTAGTAGCAGTTCTTTACCTTCAGCAGTAATTAACTTAATCTTATCTTCGCTGACCAGTTTATTCAAAGCGGTTATAGCATCCTCTAACGAAAGCCTAGATTGCTCCGCTGCTTCGTTTAGGGTTACAGGTAATGAATGTAACGTTATAAATTGTAACAAAAGCTCATCGGGGGAACCTTTTTCTTTGGTGGTCAAAGCTTCAATAATTTCAGGTTTAAATCTTTTATGCTTTGCCGGCAAAGCATCTATAATAATGCCGCCGCCAATGGTATGCATGGGAGAGTAGCTTCTAATGACAAACCGATCACCTTTGCTGGTTACAGCTGGTTCCTCCAATTGCAGTTGGGCATAGGCATCTGCTCCGGGTTGTAGTTCATCTCGATCTAATAAAATCACCCGGGCCATAATTTCATCAGTGCCAATATGTAATCTTACTCTGGTGCGGTGTTGCAAAGCCTTAGGGGCATTTAATAGTAAATGTAATTTAGTGTCTATTCTAAAGGATGGAGTTAATGCTCCTTGGGCTGTAACCACATGGCCCCGCTGTATTTGTTCCACTTCTACCCCAACAAGGTTAACTGCCACCCTTTGTCCGGCTTGGGCAAAATCCACTTTGTTTCCGTGCACCTGTAAACCCCGTACTCGACTGGCAATATTGGTAGGCATCAGAACCACTTCATCACCAACTGACAATCTGCCTGAAACCATGGTTCCAGTAACCACCGTGCCGAATCCGGTAACCGAAAAAACTCTATCCACCGGTAATCGCATTTTACCAGTATCGGTTCTTTCTTCTACCGACTGCACCATGCCGTCGATGGTAGCCAATAATTCAGGCAAACCTTCCTTAGTTACCGACGACACCGCAATTAATGGTGCATTTTCCAAAGTGGTGCCGTTGAGAAAATCTTTAACCTCTTCTTTTACCAGCTCCAACCAATCTGGATCTACTAAATCTATTTTAGTTAATACCACAATGCCGGTTTTTACCTGCAGTAGCTGTAGAATGTCAAAGTGCTCCCGGGTTTGAGGCATTACGCCTTCATCTGCGGCAATTACCAATAATACTAAGTCAATGCCGCTGACCCCGGCCAACATGTTTTTAATAAAGCGTTCATGTCCAGGTACATCAACTATCCCAGCCCGACGACCACTGGGTAGTGTTAGATAGGCAAAACCCAATTCTATGGATATACCCCGCTCTTTTTCTTCCTGCAAGCGGTCTGTTTCAATGCCCGTTAACGCCTTAATTAGTTGTGATTTACCGTGGTCAACATGTCCAGCGGTACCAATAATGATGTGCTTCATTAAATCTCACTACCTTCTGATGCCAATACTTGTAATAAAGTCGTTAATAGTGGCGCAGTATCGTGTTGCTGCAGGGTGCGAACATCCAATAGCAATCTATCTGCTTGCACTCTACCAACCACAGGGGGGGTACCAAATCGCAACTTATGTACCAACTGATCTACCGTTATCTGTCTGGGTTTAATGGCCACCATACCTGTGGGCATGTCCGCTGTGGGCATAGCGCCTCCCCCCACCTGGGAAAACCCTTCTTCAAAGGTAACATCAGCATAAGCCCCCAAAGGGTCAGCCAGCGCATTTGCCAACATTTTGGCTCGCTGTTGTAGGCTTTCTTTAGATTCAGTTAACATACGTAGTGTTGGTATATTTACCAACACCTTTTCAGCATCTAAATATTCACGCAAAGTGGCTTCTAACGCTGCCACTGTAAATTTGTCAATACGCACTGCTCTAGTTAAAGGATTTTTCTTCATTTTTTCTATGTAATGCTTTTTGCCAACAATAATTCCTGCCTGGGGGCCACCGAGCAGCTTGTCCCCAGAAAATGTAACTACATCAGCGCCGGCTTTAACCACCTCTTGCACGGTCGGTTCTTTTGGTAAGCCAAACCTAGCTAGGTCCACCAGAAACCCACTGCCCAAGTCACTCATCACTGGCAGGTTATGCCTTTGGCCCAGTTCTACCAGTTCTTCCACGGTGGTCTCTCTGCTAAAACCGACAATTCTATAGTTACTGGTATGTACATTTAAGAGCAAGCCGGTTTGCTCAGTGATGGCCTTTTCATAATCCTTAGGGTAGGTTTTGTTTGTGGCCCCCACTTCTACTAATTTGGCGTTACTTTGCTCCATTACTTCTGGAATACGAAAGGACCCACCAATCTCCACCAACTGCCCCCGGGATACAATTACCTCTCTACCCTTGGCCAAGGCACCTAGTGCCAACAATACTGCCGAAGCATTGTTGTTTACCACCAGTGCTGCTTCGGCGCCGGTCAGTTTGGTCAATAATCCTTCCACTGCATTATAACGGGAGCCTCGCTTACCTGTATCAAGATTAAACTCCAAATTACAATAACCTTT
It encodes the following:
- a CDS encoding DUF1657 domain-containing protein; translated protein: MTIGTQMHQTLAGLETAAATMKTFALQTEDKTAKKMFSDYAQQLNSICQGLEGRCNYIEQQEPQYKVFQQAQQQQKK
- a CDS encoding nucleoside recognition domain-containing protein; the protein is MDILAFLKQALLGSLEQVWIMAVIIFPLMLILEIAKDLNILDKLGAILYPLLKLFNISNHGGIPLMAGLVFGINYGAGVIIDAAKSGALDAREVYLVNIFLVVCHSIFEDTALFMVYGANGALIVLSRLIMAIVITYLFSRWKRLTVVTATTNSSTQY
- the selA gene encoding L-seryl-tRNA(Sec) selenium transferase — encoded protein: MVKENQASLLRALPAVDEILRQQPVIELLSANPKTEVVEVIRKVLADIRQGILADNITSVSVNLIVQSVLEVVKNLAIPNLRPVINGTGVVLHTNLGRAILSQSAQQNMAEIIKGYCNLEFNLDTGKRGSRYNAVEGLLTKLTGAEAALVVNNNASAVLLALGALAKGREVIVSRGQLVEIGGSFRIPEVMEQSNAKLVEVGATNKTYPKDYEKAITEQTGLLLNVHTSNYRIVGFSRETTVEELVELGQRHNLPVMSDLGSGFLVDLARFGLPKEPTVQEVVKAGADVVTFSGDKLLGGPQAGIIVGKKHYIEKMKKNPLTRAVRIDKFTVAALEATLREYLDAEKVLVNIPTLRMLTESKESLQQRAKMLANALADPLGAYADVTFEEGFSQVGGGAMPTADMPTGMVAIKPRQITVDQLVHKLRFGTPPVVGRVQADRLLLDVRTLQQHDTAPLLTTLLQVLASEGSEI
- the selB gene encoding selenocysteine-specific translation elongation factor, whose amino-acid sequence is MKHIIIGTAGHVDHGKSQLIKALTGIETDRLQEEKERGISIELGFAYLTLPSGRRAGIVDVPGHERFIKNMLAGVSGIDLVLLVIAADEGVMPQTREHFDILQLLQVKTGIVVLTKIDLVDPDWLELVKEEVKDFLNGTTLENAPLIAVSSVTKEGLPELLATIDGMVQSVEERTDTGKMRLPVDRVFSVTGFGTVVTGTMVSGRLSVGDEVVLMPTNIASRVRGLQVHGNKVDFAQAGQRVAVNLVGVEVEQIQRGHVVTAQGALTPSFRIDTKLHLLLNAPKALQHRTRVRLHIGTDEIMARVILLDRDELQPGADAYAQLQLEEPAVTSKGDRFVIRSYSPMHTIGGGIIIDALPAKHKRFKPEIIEALTTKEKGSPDELLLQFITLHSLPVTLNEAAEQSRLSLEDAITALNKLVSEDKIKLITAEGKELLLLKERYLDWSNQITASLKDYHNKFPLREGYPKEELRSRMFDKLSAKAFQYLLLEFSKDNMFKLYPQTIALPDFTSLPTGNEARVVATIESILKTNAFQPPNWKDVVKQVGLSPEEATEYQGFLLRLNKIRKIADDIYFHTDVLNQAKEKIAQYIKENGKITIAETRDVLNTSRKYALPLLECFDRERFTRRIGDDRVLGAKA
- a CDS encoding nucleoside recognition domain-containing protein; translated protein: MVTAETFKRGINKGFVTTWELTKVVVPIYIFVTLLSYIGVLNWVAVICEPVMNLLGLPGEASLVIVMGYALNIYAAIGVMGTLTLTVKEVTIIAVMLLLCHSLFIETAVARRAGMNGKVLVGIRLALSFASGVLLNILL